The following coding sequences are from one Paracoccus alcaliphilus window:
- a CDS encoding thiazole synthase: MFYGFQPESRLMLGTAQYPSPAVLADAIAASGAQIVTVSLRREGVGGAGFRDLIAASGCRVLPNTAGCHSASEAITTARMAREVFGTDWIKLEVIGHADTLQPDPFALVEAARVLCADGFEVFPYTTEDLILGEKLVEAGCRVLMPWGAPIGSGQGLRHHDALRSMRAHFPDIPLVIDAGIGAPSQAARAMEMGFDAVLLNTAVAQAADPVAMARAFGQAVGAGRMAHEAGLMPRRDMAVASTPIFGMAVLA; encoded by the coding sequence ATGTTTTACGGTTTCCAGCCGGAATCGCGGTTGATGCTGGGGACGGCGCAATATCCCTCGCCCGCGGTGCTGGCCGATGCTATCGCGGCGTCGGGCGCGCAGATCGTCACCGTCTCGCTGCGCCGCGAAGGGGTGGGCGGCGCGGGCTTTCGCGACCTGATCGCCGCATCCGGCTGTCGCGTGCTGCCCAATACGGCGGGGTGTCATTCCGCGTCCGAGGCGATCACCACCGCCCGCATGGCGCGCGAGGTCTTTGGGACGGATTGGATCAAGCTGGAGGTGATCGGCCATGCCGACACGCTGCAACCCGACCCCTTCGCGCTGGTCGAGGCCGCCCGCGTGCTGTGCGCCGACGGCTTCGAGGTCTTTCCCTATACGACCGAGGATCTGATCCTTGGCGAAAAACTGGTCGAGGCCGGTTGCCGCGTCCTGATGCCCTGGGGCGCGCCTATCGGTTCGGGGCAGGGGCTGCGCCACCATGATGCGCTGCGCTCGATGCGGGCGCATTTCCCGGATATCCCGCTGGTGATCGACGCGGGTATCGGCGCGCCGTCGCAGGCCGCGCGGGCGATGGAGATGGGCTTTGACGCGGTGCTGCTGAATACGGCGGTGGCGCAGGCGGCCGATCCGGTTGCGATGGCCCGCGCCTTCGGGCAGGCGGTCGGGGCCGGTCGCATGGCGCATGAGGCCGGGCTGATGCCGCGCCGCGACATGGCGGTGGCCTCGACCCCGATCTTCGGCATGGCGGTGCTGGCATGA
- a CDS encoding siderophore-interacting protein: MSVLRTHRSVGIIPSRAGAAVAALKARAAAWEVPLIENPERLSLFVWGCELRLTPEDDTVRIDLMAPEARLIGTLQDSATELFEAEGLSVKWDRVNEGALAPGLSLMRVVSVTPRTPGFVRVRLQGPEAARFGETSLHFRLLLPQPGRAPVWPRIAANGRTTWPEGPDALHRPVYTVIGQQDDLLDFDIFRHKGSPTCDWADNDPIGQQVGIIGPGGGWCPDAETLWLFGDETALPAIIRMLDLAKYEVRACIRASTADLAGLLNDPRVRQCDDLLAAQAAVLPGKGVYVWFAAQAEEARAARRSLTERGFDRRDFTAVAYWS; encoded by the coding sequence ATGTCCGTTCTCAGAACCCATCGCTCGGTCGGCATCATCCCTTCGCGCGCCGGCGCCGCCGTGGCCGCGCTCAAGGCCCGCGCCGCCGCGTGGGAGGTGCCGCTGATCGAAAACCCCGAACGGCTCAGCCTGTTCGTCTGGGGCTGCGAACTGCGCCTGACGCCCGAGGATGACACCGTCCGCATCGACCTGATGGCCCCCGAGGCGCGTCTGATCGGCACCTTGCAGGACAGTGCCACCGAACTGTTCGAGGCCGAGGGTCTCAGCGTCAAATGGGACCGGGTGAACGAGGGTGCGCTGGCACCGGGCCTGTCGCTGATGCGGGTGGTTTCGGTCACGCCGCGCACGCCGGGCTTTGTTCGCGTCCGCCTGCAAGGCCCCGAGGCCGCGCGTTTCGGCGAAACCAGCCTGCATTTCCGCCTGCTTCTGCCGCAGCCGGGCCGCGCGCCGGTCTGGCCGCGCATCGCCGCCAATGGCCGCACCACCTGGCCCGAGGGGCCGGATGCGCTGCATCGCCCGGTCTATACCGTGATCGGGCAGCAGGATGACTTGCTGGATTTCGACATCTTCCGCCACAAGGGCAGCCCGACCTGCGACTGGGCGGATAACGACCCCATCGGGCAACAGGTCGGCATCATCGGCCCCGGCGGCGGCTGGTGCCCCGATGCCGAAACCCTGTGGCTGTTCGGTGATGAGACTGCGCTGCCCGCGATCATCCGGATGCTGGATCTGGCAAAGTATGAGGTGCGCGCCTGCATCCGGGCCAGCACCGCCGATCTGGCCGGGCTGCTGAATGATCCCCGGGTGCGGCAATGCGACGATCTGCTGGCGGCGCAGGCGGCGGTGCTGCCGGGCAAGGGCGTCTATGTCTGGTTCGCCGCGCAGGCGGAAGAGGCCCGCGCTGCCCGCCGCAGCCTGACCGAACGCGGCTTCGACCGCCGCGATTTCACCGCCGTCGCCTATTGGAGCTGA
- the thiS gene encoding sulfur carrier protein ThiS, translating to MQVELNGEVITTRAETLAALIEERGLPAATVATALDGDFVPRDRRGDTSLRDGARIEVLSPMQGG from the coding sequence ATGCAGGTTGAACTGAATGGCGAAGTCATCACGACCCGCGCCGAAACGCTGGCCGCGCTGATCGAGGAACGCGGGCTGCCCGCCGCCACTGTCGCCACCGCGCTGGACGGCGATTTCGTGCCGCGCGACCGGCGGGGCGATACGTCCCTGCGCGACGGCGCGCGGATCGAGGTGCTGTCACCGATGCAGGGGGGCTGA
- a CDS encoding MacB family efflux pump subunit produces the protein MGADISGAPLIELKGLGREYPAGEITVPVLRDVDLTIRAGEFVAIIGASGSGKSTLMNIMGCLDRPSSGSYRIKGRETSRLEPDELAALRRESFGFIFQRYHLLTELTALGNVEIPAIYAGASPDARRERAIALLARLGMAERVHHRPGQLSGGQQQRVSIARALMNNAEVILADEPTGALDSHSGQEVLKILEELHAEGRTVIIVTHDPNIAARADRVIEISDGRIIRDSGAATPVATRPEGIATRHVRLLRALWIRFAEAFRMALLSMSAHKLRSFLTMLGIIIGIASVVSVVALGEGSRQKVLENISGLGTNTLEIFAGRDFGDRRSGRIKTLVVEDAHALSRQPYVAAVTPTVTASATLRHGSTELNAQLRGVGEQYFDATGVTVTAGRGLDAASIQGMVQDVVIDENTRDSLFPDASVDPLGQVILANNVMLRVIGVASASQFGPGGGQNLSLYLPYTTVQARFLGSNSLASITVRVADDVDTTLAEQGVEALLTQRHGTKDFFIVNTDEIRQTITSTTETLSLLIAAIAIISLLVGGIGVMNIMLVSVSERVSEIGVRMAVGARRTDIMQQFLIEAVLVCMIGGVLGILTALGFGAAFGRLTSNFSFVYSTQAIVAAVLSATLIGIAFGFLPARNASRLDPVEALAKG, from the coding sequence ATGGGCGCGGACATTTCCGGCGCGCCGTTGATCGAACTGAAGGGTCTTGGCCGCGAATATCCGGCGGGCGAAATCACCGTGCCGGTGCTGCGCGATGTCGATCTGACCATCCGGGCGGGCGAATTCGTCGCCATCATCGGCGCATCGGGGTCGGGCAAATCGACGCTGATGAATATCATGGGCTGTCTGGACCGCCCCAGCAGCGGCAGCTATCGCATCAAGGGGCGCGAGACCTCGCGGCTGGAACCGGACGAGCTGGCGGCGCTGCGCCGCGAAAGCTTTGGCTTCATCTTTCAGCGCTATCACCTGCTGACGGAACTGACCGCGCTGGGAAATGTCGAGATCCCGGCGATCTATGCCGGGGCCAGCCCGGATGCGCGGCGCGAAAGGGCCATCGCGCTGCTGGCACGGCTGGGCATGGCGGAACGTGTCCACCACCGCCCCGGCCAGTTGTCGGGCGGCCAGCAGCAGCGGGTGTCCATCGCGCGGGCGCTGATGAACAATGCCGAGGTGATCCTTGCCGACGAACCCACCGGCGCGCTGGACAGCCATAGCGGGCAAGAGGTGCTGAAGATCCTCGAAGAACTTCACGCCGAGGGCCGCACCGTCATCATCGTCACCCACGACCCCAATATCGCCGCCCGCGCCGACCGGGTGATCGAGATCAGCGATGGCCGCATCATCCGCGACAGCGGCGCCGCCACGCCCGTCGCCACCCGACCCGAGGGCATCGCCACCCGCCATGTCCGGCTGCTGCGGGCGCTGTGGATCCGCTTTGCCGAGGCGTTCCGCATGGCGCTGCTGTCGATGAGCGCGCATAAGCTGCGCAGCTTTCTGACCATGCTGGGGATCATCATCGGCATCGCCTCGGTCGTGTCGGTGGTGGCGCTTGGCGAGGGCTCTCGCCAGAAGGTGCTGGAAAACATCTCGGGGCTGGGCACCAATACGCTGGAAATCTTCGCGGGCCGGGATTTCGGCGACCGCCGTTCGGGCCGGATCAAGACGCTGGTGGTCGAGGACGCCCATGCGCTGAGCCGCCAGCCCTATGTCGCCGCCGTCACGCCCACTGTCACCGCCAGCGCAACGCTGCGCCACGGCTCGACCGAGCTGAACGCGCAGCTGCGCGGCGTCGGCGAACAGTATTTCGACGCGACCGGCGTCACCGTTACCGCCGGGCGCGGTCTGGACGCGGCCAGCATTCAGGGCATGGTGCAGGACGTGGTGATCGACGAGAACACCCGCGACAGCCTGTTTCCCGATGCCTCGGTAGATCCGCTGGGGCAGGTCATTCTGGCCAACAACGTCATGCTGCGGGTGATCGGGGTGGCCAGCGCCAGCCAGTTCGGGCCGGGCGGCGGGCAGAACCTGTCGCTCTATCTGCCCTATACCACGGTGCAGGCGCGGTTTCTGGGCTCGAACAGTCTGGCCAGCATCACCGTGCGCGTGGCCGACGATGTGGATACCACGCTGGCCGAACAGGGGGTCGAGGCCCTGCTGACCCAGCGCCACGGCACCAAGGATTTCTTCATCGTCAACACCGACGAAATCCGCCAGACCATCACCAGCACGACCGAAACGCTCAGCCTGCTGATCGCGGCCATCGCCATCATCTCGTTGCTGGTCGGTGGCATCGGGGTGATGAACATCATGCTGGTTTCCGTGTCCGAGCGCGTGTCCGAGATCGGCGTGCGCATGGCCGTCGGCGCAAGGCGCACCGACATCATGCAGCAATTCCTGATCGAGGCGGTTCTGGTCTGCATGATCGGCGGCGTGCTGGGCATCCTGACCGCGCTTGGCTTTGGCGCGGCGTTCGGGCGGCTGACCAGCAATTTCTCATTCGTCTATTCGACGCAGGCCATCGTCGCGGCGGTGCTGTCGGCCACCCTGATCGGCATCGCCTTCGGCTTCCTGCCCGCGCGCAACGCCTCGCGGCTGGACCCGGTCGAGGCGCTGGCCAAGGGATAA
- a CDS encoding thiamine phosphate synthase: protein MDPFYLICGDAGLLERLVPLGVRLVQLRVKDQPQDVLRDQIARSQAVCRAHGTTLVLNDYWQLALDMGVDFVHLGQEDMDSADFDALRRAGIRFGLSTHDGAELDRALSLDPEYVALGPVWPTLLKKMKWGPQGLDRVTEWRRRVGDVPLVAIGGLTPARLPGVFTAGADSAAVVTDIQMAPDPEARTREWIAATEGQRKGIRHVTL from the coding sequence CTGGATCCCTTCTATCTGATCTGCGGCGATGCCGGGCTGCTGGAGCGTCTGGTGCCGCTGGGTGTGCGGCTGGTGCAACTGCGGGTGAAGGATCAGCCGCAGGACGTGCTGCGCGACCAGATCGCCCGGTCGCAGGCCGTCTGCCGGGCGCATGGCACGACGCTGGTGCTGAACGATTACTGGCAACTGGCGCTGGATATGGGCGTCGATTTCGTCCATCTGGGGCAAGAGGACATGGACAGCGCCGATTTCGACGCCCTGCGCCGGGCGGGTATCCGCTTTGGCCTGTCCACCCATGACGGGGCCGAACTTGACCGCGCCCTGTCGCTTGACCCGGAATATGTCGCGCTGGGGCCGGTCTGGCCGACCTTGCTGAAAAAGATGAAATGGGGGCCGCAAGGTCTTGATCGCGTTACGGAATGGCGGCGCAGGGTGGGCGATGTGCCGCTGGTCGCCATCGGCGGGCTGACGCCCGCGCGGCTGCCCGGCGTCTTTACCGCAGGCGCCGACAGCGCCGCCGTGGTGACCGATATCCAGATGGCGCCCGACCCCGAGGCCCGCACCCGCGAATGGATCGCCGCCACCGAAGGCCAGCGCAAGGGGATACGTCATGTCACGCTATGA
- a CDS encoding Tex family protein: MALADATADRIARIIATEISAAPAQVRAAAELLDGGATVPFVARYRKEVTGGLDDTQLRNLSDRLAYLREMEARRAAILNSVKEQGKLTDDLARAIAGAETKAALEDIYLPFKPKRRTKAMIARENGLEPLLRAIQDDRAADPAALAAGYITDAVPDVKSALDGARDILVEELSENASLLGSLRDFMRRDAFIAAKVIAGKEEAGAKFSDYFDHREKWADIPSHRALAILRAAKEEILTIDISPDPETGAQRAEGIVIRAIGTLGDRPGDQWLRQVAGWTWRVRLSNTMYIDLMTELRKRAHDEAIRVFGRNLKDLLLAAPAGPRVTIGVDPGIRTGCKIAVVDATGKLLDTATIYPFQPKNDLRGAEATLLALIAKHGADLIAIGNGTASRETERLVAEVLKRLPKGVKQPTKVVVSEAGASVYSASELAAKEFPDLDVSLRGAVSIARRLQDPLAELVKVPPESIGVGQYQHDVDQRQLAKTLEAVVEDAVNAVGVDLNMASAPLLAHVAGLGPSLAQNIVAWRDENGAFPSRAALKKVTGLGPRAFEQCAGFLRIQGGKEPLDASSVHPEAYGVARKIVAACGRDIRAIMGDGTVLKGLRAEQFVDDSFGLPTVRDILAELEKPGRDPRPGFVTASFADGIEDIKDLRPGMSLEGTVTNVAAFGAFVDIGVHQDGLVHISQLADRFIKDPNEVVKVGDVVRVRVTEVDVPRKRIGLTMRKDGGAQHDRGARPSQGKGDRQHAVASKPAPRTGSDTGSLGAALMDAMRRK, translated from the coding sequence TTGGCCCTTGCCGACGCCACCGCCGACCGTATCGCCCGCATCATCGCGACTGAAATCAGCGCCGCGCCCGCTCAGGTCCGGGCGGCGGCGGAATTGTTGGATGGCGGCGCGACCGTGCCCTTCGTCGCGCGTTACCGCAAAGAGGTCACCGGCGGGTTGGACGATACGCAGTTGCGCAACCTGTCCGACCGGCTGGCCTATCTGCGCGAGATGGAGGCGCGGCGGGCGGCGATCCTGAACTCTGTCAAGGAGCAGGGCAAGCTGACCGACGATCTGGCCCGCGCCATTGCCGGGGCCGAAACCAAGGCCGCGCTCGAAGACATCTATCTGCCGTTCAAGCCCAAGCGCCGCACCAAGGCAATGATTGCCCGCGAAAACGGGCTGGAGCCGCTGCTGCGCGCCATTCAGGACGACCGCGCCGCCGATCCGGCTGCCTTGGCCGCCGGTTACATCACCGACGCCGTGCCGGATGTGAAATCCGCGCTGGACGGCGCGCGCGACATTCTGGTCGAGGAGCTGTCGGAAAACGCCTCTCTGCTGGGGAGTCTGCGCGATTTCATGCGCCGCGACGCCTTCATCGCCGCCAAGGTGATTGCCGGGAAAGAGGAGGCCGGCGCCAAGTTCAGCGACTATTTCGACCATCGCGAGAAATGGGCCGATATCCCCTCGCATCGTGCGCTGGCGATCCTGCGGGCGGCGAAAGAGGAAATCCTGACCATCGACATCTCGCCCGACCCCGAGACCGGGGCGCAGCGAGCCGAGGGTATCGTGATCCGCGCCATCGGCACGCTTGGCGACCGGCCCGGCGATCAGTGGCTGCGGCAGGTGGCGGGCTGGACATGGCGGGTTCGGCTGTCGAACACCATGTATATCGACCTGATGACCGAGCTGCGCAAACGCGCCCATGACGAGGCGATCCGCGTCTTTGGCCGCAACCTCAAGGATCTGCTGCTGGCCGCGCCTGCGGGGCCGCGCGTGACCATCGGCGTCGATCCCGGCATCCGCACCGGCTGCAAGATCGCGGTCGTCGATGCCACCGGCAAGCTGCTGGACACGGCGACGATCTATCCCTTCCAGCCCAAGAACGACCTGCGCGGGGCCGAGGCCACGCTGCTGGCGCTGATCGCGAAACATGGTGCCGACCTGATCGCCATCGGCAACGGCACCGCCAGCCGGGAAACCGAGCGGCTGGTGGCCGAGGTGCTGAAACGCCTGCCCAAAGGCGTCAAACAGCCGACGAAGGTGGTCGTCAGCGAGGCCGGGGCTTCGGTCTATTCGGCATCCGAACTGGCGGCGAAGGAATTCCCCGATCTGGATGTCAGCTTGCGTGGCGCGGTCTCGATCGCGCGGCGCCTGCAGGATCCGCTGGCCGAACTGGTCAAGGTGCCGCCCGAATCGATCGGGGTCGGGCAATATCAGCATGATGTGGACCAGCGCCAGCTTGCCAAGACGCTGGAGGCGGTGGTCGAGGATGCCGTGAACGCCGTCGGCGTGGACCTGAACATGGCATCCGCGCCGCTTCTGGCCCATGTCGCCGGGCTGGGGCCGTCGCTGGCGCAGAATATCGTCGCATGGCGCGATGAGAACGGCGCCTTTCCGTCCCGGGCCGCGCTGAAGAAGGTGACCGGCCTTGGCCCCCGCGCCTTCGAGCAATGTGCGGGCTTCCTGCGTATCCAGGGCGGCAAGGAGCCGCTGGATGCCTCCTCGGTTCACCCCGAGGCTTACGGTGTGGCCCGCAAAATCGTCGCCGCCTGCGGTCGTGATATTCGCGCGATCATGGGTGACGGGACGGTGCTGAAGGGGCTGCGGGCGGAACAGTTCGTGGATGACAGTTTCGGCCTGCCCACCGTGCGCGACATTCTGGCGGAACTGGAAAAACCCGGCCGCGACCCGCGCCCCGGCTTTGTCACCGCCAGCTTTGCCGACGGGATCGAGGATATCAAGGACCTGCGCCCGGGCATGTCGCTGGAAGGCACGGTGACGAATGTGGCGGCCTTCGGTGCCTTCGTCGATATCGGCGTGCATCAGGATGGGCTGGTCCATATCAGCCAACTGGCCGACCGCTTCATCAAGGACCCGAACGAGGTCGTGAAGGTCGGTGATGTCGTCCGCGTCCGCGTGACCGAGGTCGATGTGCCACGCAAACGCATCGGGCTGACCATGCGCAAGGATGGCGGTGCGCAGCACGACCGTGGCGCCCGCCCGTCGCAGGGCAAGGGCGACAGGCAGCACGCTGTCGCATCGAAACCCGCGCCCCGGACCGGCAGTGACACCGGCAGTCTTGGCGCGGCGCTGATGGATGCGATGCGGCGGAAATGA
- a CDS encoding ABC transporter ATP-binding protein produces the protein MLRQFFSYYRPWLGLFWLDFGCAVLSGLLELAFPLAITAFIDHLLPRGDWTLTMAAAAGLLALYAVNAGLLTVVTYWGHKLGINIETEMRARAFDHLTRLSWRWYDRARTGKLVARVTRDLEEIGEVAHHGPEDAFIALMTFVGAFMLMFWINPQLAFIVAMIVPAMLALVIVYGGRMTRTWRAIYSRVGDFNVRLEEALGGVRVVQAFGNEAHESHLFAADNVRYRRAKLDAYRVMAASAALQYMGLRLVQVAVMVVGAGFVLSGELTTGGFVGFLLLVGVFYRPLEKIAAVIETYPRGIAGFRRYQELLTTEPEIADRPDAIEAPALRGDIRFDGVSFAYDAGRPILTGVDLTVTAGETVAFVGPSGAGKTSLLALLPRFYEPTGGRITIDGLALAEMRLNSLRRQIGLVSQDVFLFGGTLRENIAYGRLGASDDEVNEAARQAQILSLIESLPEGLDTVVGERGVMLSGGQKQRVAIARCFLKNPPILILDEATSALDSQTEREIQAALDALSVGRTTLVIAHRLGTIRHADRIVVMDQGRIVETGSHAELMARNGIYAKLAA, from the coding sequence ATGCTGCGTCAGTTCTTTTCCTATTACCGGCCCTGGCTGGGGCTGTTCTGGCTGGATTTCGGCTGCGCCGTGCTGTCGGGCCTGCTGGAACTGGCCTTTCCGCTGGCCATCACCGCCTTCATCGACCATCTGCTGCCGCGCGGCGACTGGACGCTGACCATGGCGGCGGCGGCGGGGCTGCTGGCGCTTTATGCCGTCAATGCCGGGCTGCTGACGGTGGTGACCTATTGGGGCCACAAGCTGGGCATCAATATCGAGACCGAGATGCGCGCCCGCGCCTTCGATCACCTGACCCGGCTGTCATGGCGCTGGTATGACCGCGCCCGCACCGGCAAGCTGGTCGCCCGCGTCACCCGCGATCTGGAAGAGATCGGAGAGGTCGCCCATCACGGCCCCGAGGATGCCTTCATCGCGCTGATGACCTTTGTCGGCGCGTTTATGCTGATGTTCTGGATCAACCCGCAACTGGCCTTCATCGTGGCGATGATCGTTCCGGCGATGCTGGCGCTGGTGATCGTCTATGGCGGGCGGATGACGCGGACATGGCGGGCGATCTATTCCCGCGTCGGCGATTTCAACGTCCGGCTGGAAGAGGCGCTTGGCGGTGTCCGCGTCGTGCAGGCCTTCGGCAACGAGGCCCATGAAAGTCATCTTTTCGCCGCCGACAACGTGCGCTATCGCCGCGCCAAGCTGGATGCCTATCGGGTCATGGCGGCTTCGGCGGCGCTGCAATACATGGGGCTGCGGCTGGTGCAGGTCGCGGTCATGGTGGTCGGCGCGGGCTTCGTGCTGTCGGGCGAGCTGACCACCGGCGGCTTTGTCGGGTTCCTGCTGCTGGTCGGGGTCTTCTATCGCCCGCTGGAAAAGATCGCCGCCGTGATCGAAACCTATCCGCGCGGCATCGCCGGTTTCCGACGTTATCAGGAACTGCTGACGACCGAGCCCGAGATCGCCGACAGACCGGACGCCATCGAGGCCCCTGCCCTGCGCGGCGATATCCGCTTTGACGGTGTCAGCTTTGCCTATGACGCGGGCCGCCCGATCCTGACCGGGGTCGATCTGACCGTGACGGCGGGCGAGACCGTGGCCTTTGTCGGACCTTCGGGGGCGGGCAAGACCTCGCTGCTGGCGCTGCTGCCGCGGTTTTACGAGCCGACCGGCGGGCGGATCACCATCGACGGGCTGGCACTGGCCGAAATGCGGCTGAACAGCCTGCGCCGCCAGATCGGGCTGGTCAGTCAGGACGTGTTCCTGTTCGGCGGCACATTGCGCGAGAATATCGCCTATGGCCGGCTGGGCGCCTCGGATGACGAAGTGAACGAGGCCGCGCGGCAGGCGCAGATCCTGTCGCTGATCGAAAGCCTGCCCGAGGGGCTGGACACCGTGGTGGGCGAACGCGGCGTGATGCTGTCGGGCGGGCAGAAACAACGCGTGGCGATCGCCCGCTGTTTCCTGAAGAACCCGCCGATCCTGATCCTCGACGAGGCCACCTCGGCGCTGGACAGCCAGACCGAGCGCGAGATTCAGGCGGCGCTGGATGCGCTGTCGGTGGGGCGCACGACGCTGGTCATCGCCCACCGGCTGGGCACCATCCGCCATGCCGACCGGATCGTGGTGATGGATCAGGGCCGCATTGTCGAAACCGGCAGCCATGCCGAGTTGATGGCGAGGAACGGCATCTATGCGAAGCTGGCGGCCTGA
- a CDS encoding HesA/MoeB/ThiF family protein, translated as MSRYDRQMILPQIGSAGQARLGAAHVLIVGAGGLGASLIPALAGAGVGRIAIVDDDLVEESNLHRQTLFRMGDLGRPKAGCAAEAARGLNPEIRVDALALHLDPDNLPPLLAGVDLVIDAADSFAVSYMLSDACGPRGVPLISASVLGRQGYAGGFCGHAPGLRAVFPDLPETAASCATAGVMGPVVAMLGAMQAQMALSVLLGLTPSPLGQIVNLDLANWRCSGFRFDGAAEPEAQSQLRFIGRGQLMDADCVIELRGTDEAPQPVTSRAMRIAPRAIGDWQPPAGQRVVLACRSGLRAWRAGRALQARGVSDLALIATG; from the coding sequence ATGTCACGCTATGACCGCCAGATGATCCTGCCGCAGATCGGCAGCGCGGGTCAGGCAAGGCTGGGGGCCGCGCATGTGCTGATCGTCGGCGCGGGCGGTCTGGGCGCAAGCCTGATCCCGGCGCTGGCCGGGGCCGGGGTGGGCCGGATCGCCATTGTCGATGACGATCTGGTCGAGGAAAGCAACCTGCACCGCCAGACCCTGTTCCGTATGGGCGATCTGGGTCGCCCCAAGGCCGGATGCGCGGCAGAGGCGGCGCGGGGGCTGAACCCCGAAATTCGCGTTGACGCCCTGGCGCTGCATCTGGACCCCGACAATCTGCCACCGCTGCTGGCGGGCGTGGATCTGGTTATCGACGCCGCCGACAGTTTCGCCGTCAGCTATATGCTGTCGGATGCCTGCGGTCCGCGCGGGGTGCCGCTGATCTCGGCCTCGGTGCTGGGGCGGCAGGGCTATGCCGGCGGGTTCTGCGGCCATGCGCCGGGGCTGCGGGCGGTCTTTCCTGACCTGCCCGAGACGGCGGCCAGCTGCGCCACGGCGGGGGTGATGGGGCCGGTCGTGGCGATGCTGGGGGCGATGCAGGCGCAGATGGCGCTGTCGGTGCTGCTGGGGCTGACGCCCTCGCCGCTGGGGCAGATTGTCAATCTGGATCTGGCGAACTGGCGCTGTTCCGGCTTTCGTTTCGACGGCGCGGCGGAACCCGAGGCCCAGTCACAGCTGCGCTTTATCGGGCGCGGGCAGCTGATGGACGCCGATTGCGTGATCGAGTTGCGCGGCACGGACGAGGCGCCGCAGCCCGTCACCTCTCGCGCCATGCGGATCGCGCCCCGGGCCATCGGCGACTGGCAGCCGCCCGCCGGGCAGCGCGTGGTTCTGGCCTGCCGCAGCGGGCTGAGGGCATGGCGCGCGGGGCGGGCGTTGCAGGCGCGGGGCGTCAGCGATCTGGCGCTGATCGCCACCGGATGA
- a CDS encoding FAD-dependent oxidoreductase: protein MFSVLGGGVAGLCVATALAERGLPVELIADDGVPASYWAGGMLAPGCEGETAPPDVVLAGQGAVDWWAARVPVTRRGTLVVAPARDAAELDRFAARTSGHRPADPGALEPDLAGRFARGLFFEAEAHLDPRAAMAGLRDALAARGVAIRQGDPRGQVIDCRGLAARDHLPDLRGVRGEMLMLDAPDVMLTRTVRLLHPRFPCYVVPRGDGRYMVGATQIESDDPGPITARAVMELLSAAYALHPGFAEARLVQTGAGLRPAFPDNIPVIREIAGRIHVNGMYRHGFLMAPALAETLAGRLPQEVKDAG, encoded by the coding sequence ATGTTTTCGGTTCTGGGCGGGGGGGTGGCCGGGCTTTGCGTGGCCACCGCTCTGGCCGAGCGCGGCCTGCCTGTGGAGCTGATCGCGGATGATGGCGTCCCGGCCTCATATTGGGCCGGGGGGATGCTGGCGCCGGGCTGCGAGGGCGAGACCGCCCCGCCCGATGTGGTCCTTGCCGGGCAGGGCGCGGTCGATTGGTGGGCGGCGCGGGTGCCGGTCACAAGGCGCGGCACATTGGTCGTGGCCCCGGCCCGCGACGCGGCGGAACTGGACCGTTTCGCCGCCCGCACCTCGGGCCACCGCCCGGCCGATCCCGGCGCGTTGGAGCCCGATCTGGCGGGTCGTTTCGCGCGTGGGCTGTTCTTCGAGGCCGAGGCGCATCTGGACCCCCGCGCCGCGATGGCGGGTTTGCGCGACGCTCTGGCGGCGCGGGGCGTGGCGATCCGGCAGGGCGATCCGCGCGGGCAGGTGATTGACTGCCGGGGGCTGGCCGCGCGCGACCATCTGCCCGACCTGCGTGGTGTGCGGGGCGAGATGTTGATGCTGGACGCGCCCGACGTGATGCTGACCCGCACCGTGCGGCTGCTGCATCCGCGCTTTCCCTGCTATGTCGTGCCGCGCGGGGATGGGCGCTATATGGTGGGGGCGACGCAGATCGAAAGCGACGATCCCGGCCCGATCACCGCGCGGGCGGTGATGGAACTGCTGTCGGCGGCCTATGCGCTGCATCCCGGCTTTGCCGAGGCGCGCCTGGTGCAGACCGGCGCGGGCCTGCGCCCGGCATTCCCCGACAATATCCCCGTGATCCGCGAAATTGCTGGAAGAATACATGTCAACGGCATGTATAGGCATGGTTTTCTGATGGCGCCCGCGCTGGCCGAAACGCTGGCCGGGCGTTTGCCGCAAGAGGTGAAAGATGCAGGTTGA